CTTTAAGAGCGAGGGGAGCGTCCCGCTCGAAGAGTTCGAAAGGTCCGAAGAGACGGAGCCGGGCGCCGAAGTGGATGTCCTTCTGGAAGCCGTCGAGGACGAGAGCGGCCTGGTGCTTCTGTCGAAGCGCAAGGCGGACCGCATCAAGGGTTGGGAACGCGTCCTCGGGCAGTTCAAGGAAGGCGACGTCGTCAAAGGCCGCGTCACGCGCAAGATCAAGGGCGGCCTGCTGGTGGACATCGGCGTGCCGGTCTTCCTGCCGGCCAGCCAGGTGGACGTCCGCCGACCGTCCGACGTGTCGGTTTACCTCGGCCGGGAGATCCAGTGCAAGATCCTCAAGATCGACGCCGACCGGCGGAACATCGTCGTTTCCCGGCGGCGCCTCATCGAGGAGGAACGCGAGGAAGCCAAGCGCAACCTGTTGAGCACGATGCGCGTCGGCCAGACGCGCAAGGGCGTCGTCAAGAACCTTGCCGACTTCGGGGCGTTCGTGGACCTGGGCGGCATCGACGGCCTGCTGCACATCACCGACCTGGCCTGGGGCCGGGTCGGCCATCCCAGCGAGGTCGTCGCGATCGACCAGCAAGTCCAGATCAAGATCCTCAGCATCGACCGGGAGAAAGAGAAGGTGGCCCTGGGCCTGAAGCAGTTAAGCCCCTCGCCGTGGCACAACATCGAGGCGCGGTACCCGATCGGCTCGAAAGTCAAGGGCGAGATCGCCAACATCACCCCCTACGGCGCGTTCGTGAAGCTCGAGGCAGGCATCGAGGGCCTCGTGCACGTCAGCGAGATGTCCTGGACGCGGCGCATCAACCACCCGTCGGAGGTGGTCAGCGTCGGTGAAGAGATCGAGGTCGTCGTCCTGGCGATCGACAAGGCCAAGCAGGAGATCAGCCTCGGCATGAAGCAGACCGAGGTCAACCCCTGGATGTTGGTCAAGGAAAGGTATCCGCCGGGAACAGTCGTCGAGGGCGTCGTGAGGAACCTCGCCAACTACGGCGCGTTCGTCGAGATCGAGGAAGGCATCGACGGCCTGCTCCACGTCAGCGACATGTCGTGGACGCAGAAGATCAGCCATCCGTCCGAGATGTTCGAAAAAGGCCAGAAGGTCCGCTGCGTCGTCCTCAGCGTGGACCAGGACAAGAAACGCGTCGCCCTGGGCCTCAAGCAGATGGAAGAGGACCCTTGGGAGCGGCGGATTCCGGAGGCATACGTCGCCGGCGCCGTCATCCGAGGCAAGGTGACCAAGGTGACGAACTTCGGCGTGTTCGTGGAACTCGAGCCCGGCCTGGAAGGCCTCCTGCACGTCTCGGAACTGGCGGACCACAAGGTCGAGAACCCCGAGGAGATCGTCAAGCCGGGACAGGAACTCGAAGTCAAAGTCCTCCGCGTTGACGCCGACGAGCGGAAGATCGGCCTTAGCCTCAAACGCGTCCAGTGGGCCGCCGAGGAAGAGCAAGCCGAAGGCGAATCCGCTCCGCGCGAGGAGCCGCGACTGGGCGGCATCCAGCACGTCGAGGACGAGGCCCACGAAGAGGGCGACGGCACGACCCTCTTCGGGACGACGCTCCTGGACGCCGACGCCGACGACCAGCCGGAATCCGAGCCCGAGGAAACCGAGGAATAGGCCGAGCCGGCGGGGTTTGCCGCGGGGCTTGCCCCGCGTCCCGGCGCGCCGGGACCAGCGCCCCGCCCAGCCTTCGTCCCGGCGCGCCGGGACTACGGCAGGTCTCCGCTGCGCTTCGACAAGCGGGGCGGCGAACCCCCCGCGCGGCCGCCCCCGGCTCGGCGGAAAATCTCGGGAAAAAAGTCTTGCCTTGGCCCCGGCAGGGGTGCTAAAATAAAGTGGCACATCGGGTCGGCTCCGATCGGCGACTCGCGTTGCACGTTTTCTGGTGGGGGCTTGCCGTGCGGGGGGCAGCGCACGGCTAAGGGGTGGTGACACGTCGCCCGTCGGGCCTGCGGCGCATGAGGGGTGCACGTAGTATGGATACCGGCCTGCAGTTGTATCTGAGCGAAATCAACCAGACGCCCCTGCTTACGCGGGAGAAAGAAATTTCTCTAGCGAGGCGTATCCACAAGGGCGACAACAAGGCCCGCGACGAAATGATCCGCTCCAACCTCCGCCTCGTCGTCTCCATCGCGAAAAACTATTCCCGCCGGGGCCTCACCCTCCTGGACCTCATCGAGGAGGGAAACCTGGGCCTCCTGAAGGCCGTCGAGAGGTTCGACCCCGCCGCGGGGTGCCGATTCTCCACCTATGCCTCCTGGTGGATCCGCCAGGCCATCAAGAAGAGCCTCATCAGCGCCGTCAAGCCCGTCGATATCCCCCCCTACATGGTGGACATGATCAACAAGTGGCGGCGAACGGCGACGAGGCTGGAGGGCGAGCGGGGCCGCCGGCCGACGCAGACGGAGATCGCCCGCGCCATGGGCCTGTCGCGCAGGAAAGTCGATGTCATCGCCAGCGCCGCCCGCGCGTTCAGTTCCCCCTTCCAGGCCGTCTCCGACGATGCCGAGTGGTCCCTCTCCGAAATGCTCGCCGACGAGGGATGCCGATCCCCGGTCGACGTCA
This genomic stretch from Planctomycetota bacterium harbors:
- a CDS encoding RNA polymerase sigma factor RpoD/SigA, which produces MDTGLQLYLSEINQTPLLTREKEISLARRIHKGDNKARDEMIRSNLRLVVSIAKNYSRRGLTLLDLIEEGNLGLLKAVERFDPAAGCRFSTYASWWIRQAIKKSLISAVKPVDIPPYMVDMINKWRRTATRLEGERGRRPTQTEIARAMGLSRRKVDVIASAARAFSSPFQAVSDDAEWSLSEMLADEGCRSPVDVILDNRRAAAVMKALNSIDERAATVLRMRFGLEGCNPMSLKEIGEKIGLTRERVRQIEHGALWCITAAIRSQVEDSPVPVAVSPA
- a CDS encoding 30S ribosomal protein S1, producing the protein MLKSRIQREYGLNDPDIDQEVNAVLGGTEQPGHLEHLYEDSIKSFEVGSVIRGRVVRVVGSDAMIDVGFKSEGSVPLEEFERSEETEPGAEVDVLLEAVEDESGLVLLSKRKADRIKGWERVLGQFKEGDVVKGRVTRKIKGGLLVDIGVPVFLPASQVDVRRPSDVSVYLGREIQCKILKIDADRRNIVVSRRRLIEEEREEAKRNLLSTMRVGQTRKGVVKNLADFGAFVDLGGIDGLLHITDLAWGRVGHPSEVVAIDQQVQIKILSIDREKEKVALGLKQLSPSPWHNIEARYPIGSKVKGEIANITPYGAFVKLEAGIEGLVHVSEMSWTRRINHPSEVVSVGEEIEVVVLAIDKAKQEISLGMKQTEVNPWMLVKERYPPGTVVEGVVRNLANYGAFVEIEEGIDGLLHVSDMSWTQKISHPSEMFEKGQKVRCVVLSVDQDKKRVALGLKQMEEDPWERRIPEAYVAGAVIRGKVTKVTNFGVFVELEPGLEGLLHVSELADHKVENPEEIVKPGQELEVKVLRVDADERKIGLSLKRVQWAAEEEQAEGESAPREEPRLGGIQHVEDEAHEEGDGTTLFGTTLLDADADDQPESEPEETEE